In Leptospira harrisiae, a genomic segment contains:
- a CDS encoding enoyl-CoA hydratase/isomerase family protein yields MTPFAEIFHGDRILEIKMQSNEKNTFDFEAFVLFEQILNKHANNPNLRVLLFTSAQTQFFSNGIEPTLMYGKTESDVRKSVEQLLRTAQTYFQFPVPTIAVVNGHCMAAGAVFALFSDYRYMVDKGARIGFSEAIVGLNFPSIPTIVLQDLVGVKVTRDLLYSGKQIKGPEAKEIGLVDELFSAETLFGESLKFAESLSKLTNNSSRGMKTALREPYRKKMESLFQIDADLFTKVILSHDGQEGFLSLIEKRRPKFIT; encoded by the coding sequence ATGACTCCTTTTGCAGAGATCTTTCATGGAGACCGCATCTTAGAAATTAAGATGCAGTCCAATGAAAAGAATACTTTCGATTTCGAAGCTTTTGTATTATTCGAACAAATCTTAAACAAACACGCAAACAATCCAAATTTGCGTGTTTTGCTTTTTACATCCGCACAAACACAGTTTTTTTCTAATGGGATTGAACCCACTCTCATGTATGGAAAAACAGAATCGGATGTCAGAAAATCCGTAGAACAATTGTTAAGAACAGCCCAAACCTATTTTCAATTTCCAGTTCCTACAATTGCGGTAGTGAATGGGCATTGTATGGCAGCGGGTGCAGTATTTGCCTTGTTTTCAGATTATCGGTATATGGTGGACAAAGGGGCAAGGATCGGTTTTTCCGAAGCCATTGTTGGTCTAAACTTTCCATCCATTCCAACCATTGTTTTACAAGACTTGGTGGGTGTAAAAGTCACTCGTGACCTTCTTTACTCGGGGAAACAAATCAAAGGTCCTGAAGCCAAAGAAATCGGACTTGTGGATGAATTATTCAGCGCCGAAACATTGTTTGGTGAATCATTAAAATTTGCCGAATCCCTTTCCAAACTCACAAACAATTCTAGCCGAGGAATGAAAACTGCCTTACGTGAACCGTATCGAAAAAAGATGGAATCCTTATTCCAAATCGATGCTGATCTTTTCACGAAAGTCATTTTATCACACGATGGGCAGGAAGGCTTTTTATCATTAATTGAGAAACGTAGACCTAAGTTCATTACTTGA
- the arsS gene encoding arsenosugar biosynthesis radical SAM (seleno)protein ArsS (Some members of this family are selenoproteins.), protein METKEQLSTLQSFSGKKFSDSVGHSIHARSLKIFQINVGKWCNQACRHCHVDASPIRTEMMDKATVELCLEIIEKTPGIETVDITGGAPEGNPHFKDLVLGAKKLGKRVMDRCNLTILEEPGFDWLYEFLASNQVEIVSSLPSFIESTTDNQRGKGVYQKSITALKKLNALGYGTKLPLNLVYNPNGLFLGSGQSVLEREYKETLEKKYEIVFNQLFCINNLPISRFLGALVRGGKFEMYMETLANAYNPATVEGLMCLDQISVGYDGSVYDCDFNQMLDLKSQNVKHIKDFDLQSFLGRDIVVANHCYGCTAGAGSSCGGEIV, encoded by the coding sequence ATGGAAACGAAGGAACAGCTTTCCACCTTACAATCATTTAGTGGTAAAAAATTTTCCGATTCTGTAGGCCATTCTATACATGCTAGGTCTCTAAAGATTTTTCAAATCAATGTGGGCAAGTGGTGTAATCAGGCTTGTCGGCATTGCCATGTAGATGCGTCTCCCATCCGAACCGAGATGATGGATAAAGCTACAGTCGAATTGTGTTTGGAAATCATCGAAAAAACCCCGGGCATTGAAACTGTAGATATCACTGGTGGCGCCCCAGAAGGAAATCCGCATTTTAAGGATTTGGTTTTAGGTGCGAAAAAACTGGGGAAACGAGTGATGGATCGTTGTAACTTAACCATCCTTGAAGAACCAGGATTTGATTGGTTGTATGAATTTTTAGCATCCAACCAGGTGGAAATTGTATCCTCATTACCTTCGTTTATTGAAAGTACGACGGACAACCAAAGAGGAAAAGGGGTTTATCAAAAGTCCATTACCGCATTAAAGAAGTTAAACGCTCTTGGTTATGGAACCAAACTTCCTTTAAATTTAGTTTATAATCCTAACGGATTATTTTTAGGTTCAGGACAATCTGTTTTAGAAAGAGAATACAAAGAAACTTTGGAAAAAAAATACGAAATCGTATTCAACCAATTGTTTTGTATCAACAACCTTCCGATCAGCCGATTTTTGGGTGCACTGGTTCGGGGTGGTAAGTTTGAAATGTATATGGAAACTCTGGCCAATGCCTACAATCCTGCAACTGTAGAAGGTCTTATGTGTTTGGACCAAATATCAGTAGGTTATGATGGTTCTGTGTATGATTGTGACTTCAATCAAATGTTGGATTTGAAATCACAAAACGTAAAACATATAAAGGATTTCGATTTGCAATCTTTCCTTGGCCGAGATATCGTAGTAGCAAATCATTGTTATGGATGTACTGCAGGTGCGGGATCCAGTTGTGGTGGGGAGATTGTTTAG
- a CDS encoding metallophosphoesterase family protein, which produces MKIIYLTDIHDGLHGLKRILQTTEADLYLFSGDIIYKAFFSFDRIIDFCGVQEELYYLLTERKDDSTPFDFTTHAIRFPEKYSTAIVEKSQKYRDLYKLAAKTMKEKYEIIEKLIIKYAKSPVYCLPGNYDLDLQYTELYQREVHRKSFDFNNLKVSGYGGAPIWTSGIPEKLTVVFHEYTKNGKNYSEPEDFFRQELPDICWIHNPAYGYFDNIPGVGKCGSQGIRRYLDDESPSLVVSGHVHEDQGIKKTRNTVFINPSNFGAVDSLHGFQEGGYYAEIIMEGKDVVQSNLCQLRGEDLFTLIEVDCSEKNLKLISQNPISTVSSEDYIRGN; this is translated from the coding sequence ATGAAAATCATTTATCTGACGGATATCCATGATGGACTTCATGGTCTAAAACGAATTCTGCAAACAACAGAAGCAGATTTGTATTTGTTTTCCGGAGATATCATTTATAAGGCATTTTTTTCATTTGATCGTATCATCGATTTTTGTGGAGTCCAAGAAGAGTTATATTATTTGTTAACAGAAAGAAAAGACGATTCCACTCCTTTTGATTTTACAACTCATGCCATTCGTTTTCCGGAAAAATATTCCACTGCCATTGTAGAAAAGTCGCAAAAATATCGTGATTTGTATAAACTCGCTGCTAAAACGATGAAAGAAAAATATGAAATCATCGAAAAACTAATTATCAAATATGCAAAATCGCCTGTTTATTGTTTGCCGGGAAATTATGATTTGGATTTACAATACACCGAATTATACCAACGTGAAGTTCATAGAAAAAGTTTTGATTTTAATAACTTAAAAGTTTCTGGATATGGCGGAGCACCTATTTGGACTTCTGGAATTCCAGAAAAACTAACTGTAGTTTTCCATGAATACACTAAGAACGGAAAAAATTATAGTGAACCAGAAGACTTCTTTCGACAGGAACTTCCAGACATTTGTTGGATTCATAATCCGGCTTATGGTTATTTTGATAACATTCCTGGTGTAGGAAAATGTGGAAGCCAAGGGATTCGTCGGTATTTGGATGATGAATCTCCTTCTCTTGTGGTTTCAGGTCATGTGCATGAAGACCAAGGAATCAAAAAAACTAGAAATACTGTTTTTATCAACCCATCCAACTTTGGCGCCGTGGATTCTTTACATGGATTTCAAGAAGGTGGATATTATGCAGAAATTATTATGGAAGGAAAAGATGTTGTGCAGTCTAACCTTTGTCAATTGCGAGGAGAGGATTTGTTTACTCTCATCGAAGTGGATTGTTCTGAAAAAAACTTAAAACTCATATCACAAAATCCTATTTCTACAGTAAGTTCCGAAGATTACATTCGAGGTAACTAA
- the map gene encoding type I methionyl aminopeptidase, with protein MSIQNEKDLQGILKAGKFVSKVRELLKLLAKPGVSTLELDNAAKEEFEKAGAFSAPKFDYKFPGYTCISTNFEIAHGIPKKETILKDGDLINIDVSAKLDGYYADTGISFVVGTANETLHKLCETAIEGTMRATKQAFTGNYLRNIGKEIHSAAVENGFTVIKNLAGHGTGKKLHEEPQVLVYEEKRDHRKLGNGLVLAIESFISTGSQTAYEEEDGWTLVASNRRGELSYVAQCEHTVIVQNGRPIITTL; from the coding sequence ATGTCGATTCAAAATGAAAAAGACCTTCAAGGGATTTTAAAAGCAGGGAAGTTTGTTTCAAAAGTTCGTGAACTTTTGAAACTTCTAGCCAAACCGGGAGTGTCGACTTTAGAACTAGACAATGCTGCTAAAGAGGAATTTGAAAAAGCGGGAGCATTTTCGGCACCCAAGTTCGATTACAAATTCCCAGGTTATACTTGCATCAGTACCAATTTTGAAATCGCACATGGAATTCCGAAAAAGGAAACCATCCTAAAGGATGGAGATTTGATCAACATAGATGTTTCTGCGAAACTAGATGGTTATTATGCCGATACAGGAATATCTTTTGTAGTCGGTACTGCCAATGAAACACTTCATAAGTTGTGTGAAACAGCTATTGAAGGAACGATGCGTGCCACAAAACAGGCGTTTACTGGAAATTATTTAAGAAACATTGGTAAGGAAATTCATTCTGCCGCAGTGGAAAATGGATTTACCGTCATTAAAAATTTAGCAGGTCACGGAACGGGAAAAAAACTCCATGAAGAACCCCAAGTTTTGGTTTATGAAGAAAAACGTGACCATAGAAAACTCGGGAACGGCCTTGTTCTGGCAATTGAATCTTTTATTTCTACTGGAAGCCAAACTGCTTACGAAGAAGAAGATGGTTGGACATTGGTCGCAAGCAATCGTCGCGGGGAACTCAGCTATGTAGCACAATGCGAACATACTGTCATTGTCCAAAACGGTCGACCCATCATTACTACACTATAA
- the recG gene encoding ATP-dependent DNA helicase RecG — protein sequence MKQELDLTQSLSSLKGIGPKRKSVLLEHGVSTFFELLTYFPRRYLDRNFTKDIILKQGDVVTLLGTIADSYIVHGKKSRLLVGFRTSNNERINLVFFRGVNFFHKIFTVDRKVVVSGKLEYFKGYQILHPEYEFLSDKDDPEDSIHAGRIIPLYPSTEALKEDGLDSKGLRKLIHQVLDGGDISENLPPKLVKKRSLLGRNEAFHEIHFPETMEAVQIARKRFAYEEFFYFQRLLLYKQRERQKVKRLLWPLPKSPSRENLEKNLPFELTEDQKVAVNTILSQTGSDSPAAFLLQGDVGSGKTITALLIGLHYIDNHIQVVFLAPTEILARQHYQTIYKFMGNMPFLGIELLLGGENKKIRSEKLARIKAGESNIIIGTHSLLQEDVIFSDLGLVVIDEQHKFGVDQRETIRSKGKNPDILAMTATPIPRTLCLTLYGDLTLVNIKTKPKGRKPIDTRWYKEDRRAGVYNSIRKYVSSGRQCYIVYPLVEESEKVDLESCTVAYENLRTNVFPELKIGLLHGKMKSAEKESVMEKFKSGEIQILVTTTVVEVGVDVPNATILVVEHADRFGISQLHQLRGRVGRSDIESFCILMTGDFISDEGRDRLEALVTSNDGYYLAEKDLAIRGPGELLGVKQSGLPEFKIADLVSDRSLLDEAKEDASSFPLDDPKELTELSTRFSEGKFLFAN from the coding sequence ATGAAACAGGAACTTGATTTAACACAAAGTTTATCTTCATTGAAAGGAATTGGGCCGAAAAGAAAATCCGTACTTTTGGAACATGGGGTCTCTACTTTTTTTGAACTCCTAACTTATTTTCCTCGTCGATATTTAGATCGTAATTTTACGAAGGACATCATTTTAAAACAAGGCGATGTAGTCACTCTCCTTGGCACTATTGCAGATAGTTATATTGTTCATGGAAAAAAAAGTAGGTTACTTGTTGGGTTTAGAACCTCAAATAATGAACGAATTAATTTGGTTTTCTTTCGTGGGGTGAATTTTTTTCATAAGATTTTTACCGTAGACAGAAAGGTTGTGGTTTCGGGAAAACTTGAATACTTTAAAGGTTATCAAATTCTCCATCCTGAGTATGAATTTTTATCCGACAAAGATGATCCAGAAGATTCCATCCATGCAGGTCGAATCATTCCGCTATATCCTTCAACGGAAGCACTCAAAGAAGACGGTCTTGATTCCAAAGGATTAAGAAAACTCATCCATCAAGTTTTGGACGGGGGAGATATTTCGGAAAATCTCCCACCAAAACTAGTCAAAAAAAGATCGTTACTGGGTCGTAATGAGGCTTTTCATGAAATTCATTTTCCTGAAACGATGGAAGCAGTACAAATTGCACGGAAAAGATTTGCATACGAAGAATTTTTTTATTTCCAAAGACTTTTATTATACAAACAACGAGAACGACAAAAAGTAAAACGATTGTTATGGCCCTTACCTAAATCTCCTTCCAGGGAAAATTTGGAAAAAAACCTTCCTTTCGAATTGACGGAAGACCAAAAAGTGGCGGTCAATACAATTTTATCACAAACAGGTTCCGATTCCCCAGCGGCTTTTTTACTTCAAGGAGATGTAGGTTCTGGAAAAACCATCACGGCCTTACTCATTGGTCTCCATTATATCGATAACCATATCCAAGTAGTTTTTTTGGCACCAACTGAAATTTTGGCACGCCAACATTACCAAACCATTTATAAATTTATGGGTAATATGCCGTTTCTTGGCATCGAACTGCTGCTTGGTGGCGAAAATAAAAAAATCCGTTCTGAAAAACTGGCAAGGATCAAAGCTGGAGAATCCAATATCATCATTGGAACTCACTCTCTACTACAGGAAGATGTCATTTTTTCTGACCTTGGCCTTGTTGTCATTGATGAACAACATAAGTTTGGTGTAGACCAGAGAGAAACCATTCGTTCTAAAGGAAAAAATCCGGATATCTTGGCTATGACTGCCACACCGATCCCACGCACACTTTGCCTTACCTTGTATGGCGATCTAACTCTCGTAAATATAAAAACAAAACCCAAAGGCCGTAAACCCATCGACACTCGTTGGTATAAAGAAGACCGAAGGGCAGGAGTATACAATTCGATTCGAAAATATGTGAGTTCGGGAAGACAGTGTTATATTGTTTATCCGTTAGTGGAAGAATCGGAAAAAGTAGATTTGGAATCTTGTACGGTTGCTTATGAAAATTTAAGAACCAATGTATTTCCCGAATTAAAAATTGGTTTGTTACACGGTAAAATGAAAAGTGCAGAAAAAGAATCTGTGATGGAAAAATTCAAATCTGGTGAAATCCAAATTCTTGTAACAACTACAGTTGTTGAAGTGGGTGTCGATGTTCCAAATGCAACCATTCTCGTTGTAGAACATGCAGATCGGTTTGGAATTTCCCAATTACACCAGTTACGTGGTCGTGTGGGTAGAAGTGATATAGAAAGTTTTTGTATTTTGATGACAGGGGATTTTATCAGTGATGAAGGCCGAGACCGATTGGAAGCCCTTGTCACTTCGAATGATGGATATTATTTGGCTGAAAAAGATTTGGCCATTCGTGGACCTGGAGAACTTCTTGGAGTTAAACAAAGTGGACTTCCTGAATTTAAAATTGCCGATTTGGTATCAGATCGAAGTTTGTTGGATGAAGCCAAAGAGGATGCTTCTTCTTTTCCTTTGGACGATCCTAAGGAACTTACCGAATTGAGTACAAGATTCAGTGAAGGCAAATTTTTATTTGCGAATTAA
- a CDS encoding alpha/beta hydrolase, with product MSLEIIESGSSPEEARGILVIWPSTGGNARSFRIRDSELEALGLRLIRFNPPSHGNSKGIYDPKSAISLLDVYLKERGYTNKELYGIGHSGGGAALIMYAKAVPFQKLFLLSPILDSVLSLRYLYESGSIEEFSRLLLIPGSSDEEKPNKQILETLSNPQWLEDGNVGHLDVPVQNSRIRLDDLSLFLKNLFLPGFFVDTSVIQKRTNYTIFLPKVDKWFPKEYTISFAKENGLNCIEIPEAPDHFFSSSWLTVWKQIEKIGF from the coding sequence ATGTCCTTGGAAATCATCGAGTCTGGATCTTCTCCTGAAGAGGCCAGGGGGATACTTGTCATTTGGCCAAGTACGGGTGGCAATGCGAGATCGTTTCGGATTCGCGATAGTGAACTGGAAGCACTTGGACTTAGGCTCATTCGGTTCAATCCTCCTTCTCATGGAAATTCAAAAGGAATCTACGACCCAAAATCCGCAATATCCTTGTTAGATGTTTATCTTAAAGAACGAGGTTATACAAACAAAGAATTATATGGGATTGGGCATAGTGGGGGAGGGGCAGCCCTGATAATGTATGCAAAAGCAGTACCCTTTCAAAAATTGTTTTTACTTTCTCCCATTTTGGATAGTGTCCTCAGCCTTCGGTATTTATATGAATCAGGTTCGATTGAAGAGTTTAGTCGTCTCCTTTTGATACCAGGAAGTTCTGATGAAGAAAAACCCAACAAACAGATATTAGAGACACTCTCGAACCCTCAGTGGTTAGAGGATGGAAATGTTGGTCATCTGGATGTTCCCGTCCAAAACTCTAGGATCCGCTTAGATGATTTATCTCTGTTTTTAAAAAATCTTTTTTTACCTGGGTTTTTCGTCGATACCTCCGTGATTCAAAAAAGAACCAATTACACAATCTTTCTTCCAAAAGTAGATAAGTGGTTTCCTAAAGAATACACCATCAGTTTTGCAAAAGAGAACGGACTGAACTGTATCGAAATTCCAGAAGCACCTGACCATTTTTTTTCCTCTTCTTGGCTTACGGTTTGGAAACAGATCGAAAAGATTGGATTTTAA
- the galE gene encoding UDP-glucose 4-epimerase GalE: MRVLVTGGAGYIGSHIVLELMELGHEILVVDDMEKGNEANLFPGNEFIKGEIQNPEVLKQTFAKKIDAVFHFAAWKAAGESMTDPLKYTMNNLNGSFTLLDAMVKYDCKYFVFSSSAAVYGAPKYLPIDENHPLNPENYYGYTKLCIEENLEWFDKLKGLKSARLRYFNAAGYDPKGRIKGIEKTPANLLPIIMEAASGIRNGYEIFGTDYETDDGTCVRDYIHVSDLAKAHVLALNYIMSKNESLTVNLGSESGYSVKEMADLSEKVVGKKISHKTGPRRMGDPAKLLASSAKARELLNWKPVHSDAETLLSSMWNLYKNL, encoded by the coding sequence ATGAGAGTTCTCGTTACCGGGGGAGCCGGTTACATTGGAAGCCATATTGTGTTAGAACTAATGGAACTTGGCCATGAGATCCTTGTTGTTGATGATATGGAAAAAGGAAACGAAGCCAATTTGTTTCCTGGAAACGAATTCATCAAAGGGGAAATTCAAAATCCCGAAGTATTAAAACAAACATTTGCAAAAAAAATAGATGCCGTATTTCATTTTGCCGCATGGAAGGCTGCCGGTGAATCCATGACGGATCCACTTAAGTATACAATGAACAACTTAAATGGATCCTTTACCTTGTTAGATGCAATGGTAAAATATGATTGTAAGTATTTTGTTTTTTCTTCTTCAGCAGCAGTATATGGAGCACCAAAATACCTTCCTATCGATGAAAACCATCCTTTAAATCCTGAAAACTACTACGGTTATACAAAGTTATGTATAGAAGAAAACCTGGAATGGTTTGATAAACTCAAAGGATTAAAATCAGCTAGATTGCGTTATTTCAATGCAGCAGGTTATGATCCAAAAGGTAGAATCAAAGGGATAGAAAAAACTCCTGCCAATTTATTGCCCATCATCATGGAAGCAGCTTCTGGAATTCGCAACGGATATGAAATTTTTGGAACTGATTATGAAACCGACGATGGAACTTGTGTTCGTGACTATATCCATGTTTCAGATTTAGCCAAAGCCCATGTATTGGCACTAAACTACATCATGTCAAAAAACGAAAGTTTAACGGTTAATTTAGGATCGGAATCTGGATATTCAGTCAAAGAAATGGCTGACCTTTCTGAAAAAGTAGTGGGAAAAAAAATTTCCCACAAAACAGGTCCAAGGCGAATGGGAGACCCTGCAAAACTTTTGGCATCTTCAGCAAAAGCAAGAGAACTTTTAAATTGGAAACCAGTACACAGCGATGCGGAAACCCTTCTCTCAAGTATGTGGAATCTTTATAAAAACTTATAA
- a CDS encoding NAD(P)H-dependent glycerol-3-phosphate dehydrogenase has product MKIGIIGSGSFGTALGSILADKGYNVTLWTRSEDQARSINENHMNTKHMPDLVLPEKLKADTNLVHVVKDKEMIVSAPPSHALSGILKEIKDHIPPKVPIVSASKGIENESLRLVSEIFESELPGQYHSQLSYLSGPSFAKEMVKRVPTIVSIASKNEATAKRVQEIFSFTYFRTYWTPDVVGVEVGGALKNVIAIAAGVADGLGFGQNTRAALITRGLNEITRMGIKMGADPMTFLGPSGMGDLVLTCCGEGSRNRTVGFRLGQGEKLNEILASMNEVAEGVKTTLSAKNLSDKLGVEMAITQEVYRMLYEDKDPKEVVKALMSRDLKREGV; this is encoded by the coding sequence ATGAAGATTGGTATCATTGGCTCCGGAAGTTTTGGCACTGCACTAGGTAGTATTTTAGCGGACAAGGGTTACAACGTGACCCTTTGGACAAGAAGCGAGGATCAAGCAAGATCCATCAATGAAAACCATATGAATACCAAACATATGCCCGATTTGGTGCTTCCGGAGAAATTAAAGGCAGATACCAATCTTGTCCACGTTGTCAAAGACAAAGAGATGATTGTTTCGGCTCCTCCAAGCCATGCGCTTTCGGGAATTTTAAAGGAAATTAAGGATCATATTCCACCGAAAGTGCCAATCGTTTCCGCTTCTAAGGGGATTGAAAACGAAAGCCTCAGGCTTGTATCTGAAATTTTTGAATCCGAACTACCTGGACAATACCATTCACAACTCTCTTATCTTTCAGGCCCCAGTTTTGCCAAAGAAATGGTAAAACGAGTACCAACCATTGTTTCCATCGCTTCCAAAAATGAAGCCACCGCCAAACGAGTGCAAGAGATCTTTAGTTTTACATACTTCCGAACCTATTGGACTCCGGATGTGGTTGGGGTCGAAGTGGGTGGCGCCTTAAAAAACGTAATCGCCATTGCCGCGGGAGTTGCCGATGGACTCGGGTTTGGTCAAAACACAAGAGCAGCTCTCATCACACGCGGGTTAAACGAGATCACAAGAATGGGAATCAAAATGGGTGCTGATCCCATGACTTTCCTTGGACCATCAGGAATGGGAGATTTGGTCCTTACTTGTTGTGGGGAAGGATCCAGGAATAGAACGGTTGGTTTTCGTCTTGGTCAGGGAGAAAAACTAAACGAGATTTTAGCTTCTATGAACGAAGTAGCAGAAGGTGTCAAAACTACTCTCTCTGCAAAAAATCTATCTGACAAATTGGGTGTGGAGATGGCCATCACCCAAGAAGTCTATCGAATGTTATATGAGGATAAAGATCCGAAAGAAGTGGTCAAGGCTCTGATGAGCCGTGATTTAAAACGGGAAGGTGTCTAA
- a CDS encoding M15 family metallopeptidase, translated as MNLTMFRTKYISFLLVSLFLVCGEKPVKPSQSDLYLGIEKTSYLTGKFNSPGPLAPVILEDNEREHFLRPDVKKALHQMINDFEDSKPASYKQHIFLVSSFRNFSHQKGIWESKFTGKKVMRSPIKGKTADEIVGLILEFSSAPGTSRHHWGTDFDINALDNSYFEENGKGKILYDWLKQNASKYGFCQPYNRLSTRNNKGYQEEKWHWSYAPISNQLTKEWIKGYSAGEIQLAGSFLGADVLGDRALDYVSSINPDCEKIKSPTL; from the coding sequence ATGAACTTAACTATGTTCCGAACTAAGTATATTTCCTTTTTATTAGTTTCATTATTTTTGGTCTGTGGTGAAAAACCTGTTAAACCTTCCCAATCAGATTTATATTTAGGAATTGAAAAAACGTCTTATTTGACTGGTAAATTTAATTCTCCTGGTCCATTAGCGCCTGTTATCTTGGAAGATAACGAAAGGGAACATTTCCTTCGCCCAGATGTCAAAAAAGCTCTCCATCAAATGATAAATGATTTTGAAGATTCTAAACCAGCTTCTTACAAACAACATATCTTTTTGGTTTCTTCATTCCGTAATTTTAGCCATCAAAAAGGAATTTGGGAATCCAAGTTTACTGGTAAAAAAGTAATGCGATCTCCAATTAAAGGAAAAACGGCAGATGAGATTGTCGGATTGATTTTGGAATTTTCAAGTGCTCCAGGAACTTCTCGACACCACTGGGGAACCGATTTTGATATCAATGCTTTGGACAATTCATATTTTGAAGAAAATGGAAAAGGTAAAATTCTATATGATTGGCTGAAACAAAATGCTTCTAAATATGGGTTTTGCCAACCTTACAATCGTTTATCAACAAGAAATAATAAAGGATACCAAGAAGAAAAGTGGCATTGGTCTTATGCCCCTATATCCAATCAATTAACGAAAGAATGGATCAAAGGGTATTCAGCAGGTGAGATTCAATTGGCTGGAAGTTTTTTAGGAGCTGACGTACTCGGCGACCGGGCTTTGGATTATGTAAGTTCCATAAACCCGGATTGTGAAAAAATTAAAAGTCCTACTTTATAA
- a CDS encoding MAPEG family protein: METIYLTLIGFTLWALGLGVFLTSYRSVQVLLGKKKSNEFPAGIQHGSNFNWRLNRAHLNCLENLPLFVAVVFLTANLGMIDSFVNQAGLVILGARVLQSLTHLTSTSVLAVNIRFTFYMTQVITYIVLLVRLV; this comes from the coding sequence GTGGAAACCATTTATCTTACACTCATCGGATTTACACTTTGGGCATTGGGGCTTGGAGTATTTTTAACTTCTTACAGAAGCGTACAAGTGTTACTTGGTAAAAAGAAATCGAATGAATTCCCTGCGGGGATCCAACATGGTTCCAATTTTAATTGGAGACTCAACCGAGCTCACCTTAATTGTTTAGAAAACCTTCCCTTATTTGTGGCAGTGGTTTTTTTAACTGCTAACTTAGGTATGATCGATAGTTTTGTAAACCAGGCAGGTCTTGTGATTTTAGGAGCAAGGGTTTTGCAATCCCTCACTCATCTTACTTCTACGAGTGTTCTAGCAGTTAACATTCGGTTTACATTTTACATGACCCAAGTAATCACCTATATTGTACTGCTGGTTCGCCTTGTTTAG
- a CDS encoding arsenosugar biosynthesis-associated peroxidase-like protein codes for MAENHYYNAKDLGKFGEIGRTNPALADKFFGYYNAVMAEGALTEREKALIALAVSHALKCPYCIDAYTSTSLQKGANEAQMNEAVHVAAAMAAGINLVHSVQMQNKIDELSF; via the coding sequence ATGGCAGAAAATCATTATTACAATGCAAAAGATCTAGGAAAATTTGGAGAAATAGGAAGAACCAATCCTGCTCTAGCAGATAAATTTTTTGGTTATTACAATGCTGTGATGGCGGAAGGGGCACTTACAGAAAGAGAAAAAGCTCTCATCGCTCTAGCTGTTTCTCATGCTTTAAAATGTCCTTATTGTATTGATGCCTATACATCCACATCTCTTCAAAAAGGTGCCAACGAAGCACAAATGAACGAAGCAGTTCATGTTGCTGCGGCAATGGCTGCTGGAATCAATTTGGTTCATAGTGTCCAAATGCAGAATAAAATAGACGAACTTTCTTTTTAG